GAAGCTGCTTTCCTTTCCTGTGCAGATCGGGAAGGGGAGAGCCGTTCTCGATCATACGGGAAGATGAAAGGAACCAGCCGATGTTTGAACGGAGAAGAAAGAACCAGAGGAGTTATTCATGTTCCATTCCCTGAGGTGTAGCATAGCCATGGCAGTTGTCCTTGTGATCCTCGTTCTCAGTGTGTCAGGCTGCAGCAAGGACAAGAAAGAAAAGATAGGGGAGATATATGCATTGAAGAGCACGCCGCAGGCCGGTAATGTTGAAAAAATGAAGGCTTATCTTGAAGATAAAGACCGTGAGGTACGGGCTTCGGCTCTCTGGTATCTAAAGGATGTCGACCGGGAGGAAGCCTTCCGGGCTGCCGTCAGGATGCTTGATGACAGGGATGGTTTTGTGAGATCGTCGGCAGCGAAGGTCCTCGGCGAGTTGAAGAACCCTGCTGCGATCGATCACCTCCTGCGGAACGTCGATGATGAGGACTTCCATGTGAGGTTGAAGATTGCGGAAGCAGCGGGTGACATCGGTGGTCCGGGAGCCATGACGATCCTTGAGAGACTCACCTTCGATACTCGTAAGGATGTCCGGATCTTTGTGGCTGAAGCCTTCGGAAAGATCGGTAATAAGGATTCGCTTCCATTCCTGTACAATCTTCTCAAGGATAAAGACTTTGAAGTGAGAGTCAAAGCAGCTACGGCCCTCGGAAATATCGGAGATGAATCGGCTATACCGCAGCTTGAAAAGTCTCTCGATGATGATAACAAATTCGTCAGGGCCGCGACGCAGAGATCTCTCTACCAGCTTCTGAAAGATGAACCATCCACTCAGGAATAGGTCAGGTCAAGAGGACATGCAGCAATATGAATCAATTTGATGAACCGTCGGAGTTCAAAGAATTACTGAGGGCAGGGGAAAAGATAAAGATTGAGGCGAAAGAGGGACTGTCGTCTCCGCTCTTCATAAGGGTCGGGGAAAAGATACTGGGTACTTTTTCCTTCGATCCTTTGATGCAACGGGGAGAGTATAGAGACGCAGGAGGGAGTGTCTTAATCATCCGGGATGCCGGGAGAGCGAAAACGGTTGCCCTTAAAGACGAGGATGAACTGGTAGGATCCTATGAGAAGCGAGGAGGGAACATCTACATCTTCACAAGAGATTCCAATATCCTGTATCTGAATAAGGACGGCTTCTGGAGCAGGGCTGTTTCACTGGTAGAATACGAAACCGGGTGCCGGTTTCTGAGATTCACACCTGGTGAAGAATCCGGCATCCTTTCAATCGATCTGGAAGTCAGCCCCGTGTTTATCGATTCGGAAGATCTCTCCGGACTGCTTGCCCTCGTACTCTTTCATCTCATTGCCGATGAGATCAGGGCGAGAAGGTAGATATGGACTTCACCGCTACTAAATGAAGAAACAATTTCAAGTGATGAGTTGACCGCAGGCAGCCTGGATATCATCTCCCCTCGACTTCCGGATCATGGCATCAATTCCCCGCTCGACGAGAGACTCCCGGAACTTCTTGATCTTCTCATGGGGAGGCTTTTTGAAGAGGATCCTCTTCGATTCGTTCAGAGGGATGATGTTCACCTTGGATGGGATCCCGTGAAGCAGCTTGACGAGTCGTCTAACATCCTCGATATTATCGTTGATACCTTCAATTAGAATGTATTCGAAAGTGATTCTGTCGCTCGTCCTTATAAAGTAGTTCCTGCAAGACTTCAGGATAGACTCGATGTTGTGTTTCTTGTTAATCGGCATGAGCCTGCTTCTCGTTGCGTTTGTCGTTGCATTCAGGGAAATGGATAGTTTTGGCTTAACATTTTCCAGGGAAAGCTCGTCGATCTCATGGGGGAGACCGGCAG
The sequence above is a segment of the Acidobacteriota bacterium genome. Coding sequences within it:
- a CDS encoding HEAT repeat domain-containing protein; this encodes MAVVLVILVLSVSGCSKDKKEKIGEIYALKSTPQAGNVEKMKAYLEDKDREVRASALWYLKDVDREEAFRAAVRMLDDRDGFVRSSAAKVLGELKNPAAIDHLLRNVDDEDFHVRLKIAEAAGDIGGPGAMTILERLTFDTRKDVRIFVAEAFGKIGNKDSLPFLYNLLKDKDFEVRVKAATALGNIGDESAIPQLEKSLDDDNKFVRAATQRSLYQLLKDEPSTQE